TCAAAAGGATCTTCAATAACTGCCGGATCATCGGTAAACGATTTAAAATTGTACACATCATTTTTAAAGGCAAAATTATTGAAGTTTCTACGTTCCGTTCACTACCGGAACATCGTTTGGAAAAACACAAAGCAGAAAACGATTATCTCATCAAACGGGACAATTCCTTCGGTACAGCAAAGGAAGACGCGGCAAGACGCGACTTTACCATCAATTCATTGTTTTACGATCCTAAAAACGATTCCATTTTGGATTACGTAGGTGGATTTGAAGACATCCAAAAAAAAATTGTAAGGGTCATTGGTGATCCTGACATATCTTTCAAAGAAGATCCTGTTCGTATGTTACGAGCCGTTAAGTTTTCTGTATTACTCGGACTTGATATCGAGAAAAAAACCAAACTGGCAATCAAAAAGAACCGTTTGGAACTCGAAAAATCTTCCACAGCAAGATTGCTCGAAGAATATAATAAGATGTTCCGAACCTGGAAAACTTCGATTATCTTTGAAGGACTTGCAGAAAACCATCTACTCGATGTTTTGTACAAAGAACCAGCGGATAAACTTAAAAAAACTGACCCTGAATGGCGTGAACATTTTATGGACACTCCACTTGGGAAACGACTTGCTGTAACTGACAAACTTCTCTCAGCGAGAGAAGAGATGACTCCAGCGATTTTTTATTCGTTAATTTTTTACGACATTGTAAAAGACCTTTATGAAAACGATCGTGGTCACCTAGCGCATAACATAAAAGAAAGTTTACAACCTGTTTTTGAGCGAATGGGAATTCCAAAACGCGAACAAGACAATTTGGTAAAAATATTCATTAGCCAACCTCGTTTTCACATCACCGATGATGAAAAGGAAAGGCAAAATTCTTTCTTCAAAAAGAAAGATTATTTTTACGATGCGTTTATGGTGTACAAAATTGTTGCCATCTCTGAAAACAACGAAGCTGCCGTACAAACTGCATTTTTCTGGGAAATTTCGCTTAGACAAAGACCGAAACCAGACAGCCATCAGTTTGGCCAACAGAACCGTAAAAAAGAAGGGAATAAAAAACGGCCACCGCGTAAAAAACACCGTGATCGCAGAGGGAATGGTAACCAAAACCAACAAGATTCCGCCTCAAACACTTCAAATGAAAATGGAAAAGGTGACTCAAACGATAGCCGAAACCCTTCATTAGAACATCAAGATACTGAGGAATAGGAAAACCTTTCCTTCAAATCTAAGAAGATTTTTGTCCATAACTCTCGTCGAATGATTTGGGAGTTATGGAATGATCGCACAAAATAAAATCCTAATTGTTGAAGACGATCCGACTACATCTCTTTTGTACCAAGGTGCCTTACGTTCGATTTGTTCTGAATTTGTAGTTTTTTCTGGAATCAAACCCGTCTTCCATCTCTTGCAAAAAGAGGGGATTGAGCACATTGATCTCATTCTAACAGACCTAAACCTTCCTGATGGAACAGGTGTGGAACTAGTAAGGGAGATACGTAAAAAAAATTCACAAATTCCAATCCTTGTGATCACCTCAGAATCCGACGCAGTATCCATCATTGATGTGATGAAAGAAAACGTTCAGGATTATTTGATCAAACCAGTACTCCCAAAAGAATTAGCGAAAAAAGTCGAATACCATCTTTCCAAACGATCTTTGGATTACAAAACTTCCATTTTAGAGAAAGAAAAAATCATCTCCCTTGAAAAACTCTTGGATTGGTACAGTTTCAAAAATCGTTCCTTGGAACGTGGTGAATTTAATGCCCAGGAATTACATAAAAATTTATTCCATGTTTTACGAGCTAGTTTGTCACAAGGTGCTGGTTTTGGAATTTTGGTGCAAATCATCGATATCATCAAAGGAATGAAACAAACAGAAGATGGAGATTATATCTTAGAGAAAGATGTATTGTCTATTTTAGAAGATAATGCAAATTATTCGAAAAAAGTTTTAAATACCTTTGCTGAAATTGAAAATATCATCTTTGGTCGAGTGGAAGAAGAGGTGGTTCCGCTTTCTATTGTTTGGACCGAAATTATTTCCATTGTAGGTGAATTGGAATCACAGTTAAAAATCAAACACCATTCTATCCAAATGACAGATGTTAGTCAGTACCAGATGGATTCTGTTGCGATCCAGTGGAATCGGGATTACTTTCGAAAATCAGTCCGCGAACTTCTCATTAATGCGATGAAATTTTCTTTGGATTCTTCTACGATTTTGGTTTTACTCCAATTAAAGTCGGATTCAATTTCCCTTTCGATCATCAATTCCGTGGGAAGTGATTTAAAAATGGGAGAAGGGATCCCAAATGAATATTTGGACCTAGTATTTGAACCATTTTTTAGGTTAACTAAAAATCTTTATGAAAGGTACGAAACTCTTGATTTTGGAATTGGCCTATCTCTTGTAAAGGAAACCATACAAAAGTTTGGTGGATCTGTGCTTGTATCCAATATTTTGGATCATTTAGGAGAAACTGTAGAACCAAAAGTAGAGTTTAAAATCACCCTTCCTCATTCTCCTTCCTTAAAATGAAGGAAACCTTTGGTTTTGGGTAAGTAAGTTTTTCCATTTTTTTGAAACACAACACCTGGTTTTCCTTTTTCAAATTCACCAATCATAGTCACAGGAATGTTAGTGATTTGGTTTGGAAGGATGTCTGGTGATAAAAACAAAAGTTCCAATTCCTCACCAGACCCAAGGCATGGGTCGATCCCAAGTTTTTGTACAGCGAACGGGTGTAAGGGGACGGATTCTATCTGGATTTTGAGTTTTCCTTTGGAAGCAAAGGCTAATCTTTCTGCATCTTGGATGAGACCGTCAGTGATGTCCATACAGGCATGGATTTTAAACTGGGAGAGTGGTTTTTGAAGGATCTGTTTAGATTTTGGCAAAAGGTGTTTTTCGATCGCATCTTTCACACCTTTCTCTTTCCATTTTTTCTTTAAAGATTGGTATCCGAGAAGGCTTTGGCCTAAATCCCCTGTGACA
The sequence above is a segment of the Leptospira sp. WS39.C2 genome. Coding sequences within it:
- a CDS encoding response regulator, which gives rise to MIAQNKILIVEDDPTTSLLYQGALRSICSEFVVFSGIKPVFHLLQKEGIEHIDLILTDLNLPDGTGVELVREIRKKNSQIPILVITSESDAVSIIDVMKENVQDYLIKPVLPKELAKKVEYHLSKRSLDYKTSILEKEKIISLEKLLDWYSFKNRSLERGEFNAQELHKNLFHVLRASLSQGAGFGILVQIIDIIKGMKQTEDGDYILEKDVLSILEDNANYSKKVLNTFAEIENIIFGRVEEEVVPLSIVWTEIISIVGELESQLKIKHHSIQMTDVSQYQMDSVAIQWNRDYFRKSVRELLINAMKFSLDSSTILVLLQLKSDSISLSIINSVGSDLKMGEGIPNEYLDLVFEPFFRLTKNLYERYETLDFGIGLSLVKETIQKFGGSVLVSNILDHLGETVEPKVEFKITLPHSPSLK
- the thiL gene encoding thiamine-phosphate kinase; its protein translation is MKESEIIRTLFGKTPPPEDDCYFLAPNRLVTTDSLSEGTHFLHEWSSPEILAGKLVEVNVSDITASGGVPKECFLNLGLSPTSRKTEWVRRFAKSLRSSLLQYGMKLAGGDTFSSPTTQLALTVVGTVQKPWLRSGGKPGDYLYVTGDLGQSLLGYQSLKKKWKEKGVKDAIEKHLLPKSKQILQKPLSQFKIHACMDITDGLIQDAERLAFASKGKLKIQIESVPLHPFAVQKLGIDPCLGSGEELELLFLSPDILPNQITNIPVTMIGEFEKGKPGVVFQKNGKTYLPKTKGFLHFKEGE
- the pcnB gene encoding polynucleotide adenylyltransferase PcnB, which produces MFKFLTSLFRKKADSVDSFLMYPEGKRYYRETHSIRRANIDEDAIKIINRLNKFRYKAYLVGGGVRDLLMGKRPKDFDIVTSATPNQIKRIFNNCRIIGKRFKIVHIIFKGKIIEVSTFRSLPEHRLEKHKAENDYLIKRDNSFGTAKEDAARRDFTINSLFYDPKNDSILDYVGGFEDIQKKIVRVIGDPDISFKEDPVRMLRAVKFSVLLGLDIEKKTKLAIKKNRLELEKSSTARLLEEYNKMFRTWKTSIIFEGLAENHLLDVLYKEPADKLKKTDPEWREHFMDTPLGKRLAVTDKLLSAREEMTPAIFYSLIFYDIVKDLYENDRGHLAHNIKESLQPVFERMGIPKREQDNLVKIFISQPRFHITDDEKERQNSFFKKKDYFYDAFMVYKIVAISENNEAAVQTAFFWEISLRQRPKPDSHQFGQQNRKKEGNKKRPPRKKHRDRRGNGNQNQQDSASNTSNENGKGDSNDSRNPSLEHQDTEE